The sequence below is a genomic window from bacterium.
CGGATCGATGGACGCGAGGAAGTTATCCACGGTGATGGCGTCCACGGGGCACACCTTGCCGCAGATGCCGCAGCCGTTACACCCCACCGAGCACACCTTCCTGACCCGGCCGCCCTTGTCTTTCGAACTGCACCAGACCCGGACCTGGTGGTCCACCGGCTCGAGCGCCAGGACATCCCTGGGGCAGGCCACCACGCACTTGTTGCACGCTGTGCATTTGTCGTTGTCAACTATTGGAAGCCCTTCCTGGGGGGACCCTGGCGGGGCCATGACGATGGCGTCAAAGGGGCACACCACCTCGCATGTCCCGTACCCCACGCACGAGTAACGGCACGCCTTGCCGCCGCCTCCCACGAGGATAGCCGCGCGGCAGTCCCGGACACCCAGGTACTCGGCCTCCATGACCGCCTTGCCGTGTCCGCCACCGCAGCGCAACACGGCAACCTGGCGGACCATGTCGCCCACCTCCAGGCCAAGGAACTGGGCGAGGCCTTTGGCGACGGTCTCACCACCCGGGGCGCAGCCTGTGACTTCGGCCTCCCCCGCGAGGAGTCCTTCGGCAAAACCGGTGCACCCGGCGTATCCGCACGCCCCGCAGTTGAGGCTGGGGAGGATTCCCTCCACCACCTCCTGGCGGGGGTCCACCTCCACGTGGAACTTTCTGGAGGCGACACCCAGACCGAGAGCTGCGATAAAACCAAGCCCTGTAAGGCTGATGACAGCTGCAACCATGCTTTTATTTCACCATTCCTGAAAAGCCCATGAAGGCCAGGGACATGATGCCTGCCGTGATGAACGCAACGGCGGTTCCCCTGAACGGCTTGGGGATGTCGGACATCTCCAGGCGCTCCCGGATACCGGCCATGAGGACAAGGGCCAGTGTGAAACCGATGGAGGACCCGAAGGCAAAGGTTATGGTGGCGATGAAGCTCAAGCCGGTCTGGACCGTCAGGATGGCCACCCCGAGGACGGCGCAGTTGGTCGTGATGAGAGGCAGGAAAATACCCAGGGACTGGTACAGCGCGGGGCTCGCCTTTCGCACGAACATCTCCACGAACTGGACAAGGGAGGCGATGACCAGGATGAACATGATCGTCTGGAGGTACTCCAGCCTGAACGGGACAAGGAGGAAAGACTGGATGTTCCAGGTCACCGCGGAGGCCACCGTCATGACGAATATCACAGCCATCCCCATGCCGGTGGCGGTCTCGATCTTCCTGGACACCCCCATGAAGGGGCACAGGCCGAGGAACCGCGCCAGCACGAAATTGTTGACGAATACCGTACTGATGATTATGAGGATAAGCGCCTTCATCGGTTCATCCCCTCAAAAAATTCAAGAGAAATCGGTTCTCTCTCCCGCACCCGTTTCCTTTTATTGGTTCCCCTTACGGGGAACTTATCGGTGAACTCCGAAGGAGGTTATCGTCCTTGACAAACGCGTCAGCATTCCATAGTTTTTATTTTTTCTCAAGAGACGGATAGCCCCTGAAACGTCACAGGCGAACGGTTTGGATGCAAGAATCTGATGAAGCACGGAGACGACAGATATGTTTCAGAACCTTGCTGACAAGTTCGACGCAGTATTCAGGAAGCTGAAGGGCCGTGGGAAGCTGTCCGAAGCGGACATCGACGCGACCCTGCGAGAGGTCAAGCTAGCCCTTCTGGAAGCCGATGTCAACTTCAAGGTCGTCAGGGATTTCACGGCCCATATCCGCGAAAAAACCATGGGCAAGGAAGTCCTTGAGAGCCTTACACCGGCCCAACAGGTGATCAAGATCGTCCATGGTGAGCTGGCCGCCATCCTGGGGGGTTCCAGGGCCACCCTGAACAGGGCCTCCATACCCCCCACGCGCATCCTCATGGTGGGCCTCCAGGGTTCGGGCAAGACCACCACCTGCGCCAAGCTGGCGCTTCACCTCAAGGAACAGGGCTACAGGCCCTACCTCGTGCCCGCGGACCTCAGCCGCCCGGCCGCCGTTGACCAGCTCATCAGCGTGGCCGGCAAGGTGGGAGTCCCGGTGTATCGTTCGGATACCTCCATGACCCCTGTACAGGTGTTCAAAGCGGCCGCGGTGGAGGCCGGCAGGGCCGGATGCGACACCGTCATCGTTGACACGGCGGGGCGCCTCCACGTGGACGAGAAGCTCATGGAGGAGGTAACGGCCCTCGCCGGGA
It includes:
- a CDS encoding RnfABCDGE type electron transport complex subunit B, which encodes MVAAVISLTGLGFIAALGLGVASRKFHVEVDPRQEVVEGILPSLNCGACGYAGCTGFAEGLLAGEAEVTGCAPGGETVAKGLAQFLGLEVGDMVRQVAVLRCGGGHGKAVMEAEYLGVRDCRAAILVGGGGKACRYSCVGYGTCEVVCPFDAIVMAPPGSPQEGLPIVDNDKCTACNKCVVACPRDVLALEPVDHQVRVWCSSKDKGGRVRKVCSVGCNGCGICGKVCPVDAITVDNFLASIDPVKCIECGLCAANCPTDSIGDRMAPRRPVMISDACNGCTICAKVCPVDAIVGEARLLHVVDPDTCVGCLLCVERCKPEAISVAGTRFPAAVAR
- the rsxA gene encoding electron transport complex subunit RsxA — protein: MKALILIIISTVFVNNFVLARFLGLCPFMGVSRKIETATGMGMAVIFVMTVASAVTWNIQSFLLVPFRLEYLQTIMFILVIASLVQFVEMFVRKASPALYQSLGIFLPLITTNCAVLGVAILTVQTGLSFIATITFAFGSSIGFTLALVLMAGIRERLEMSDIPKPFRGTAVAFITAGIMSLAFMGFSGMVK